A genomic window from Clostridium aceticum includes:
- the flhA gene encoding flagellar biosynthesis protein FlhA yields the protein MKNGDILVALAIIAIVVIIIIPIPLGAVDVLLSFNISLALLILLIAMYNEEALQFSIFPSILLITTLFRLALNITTTRYILSRGTAGDVITTFGDFVMGGNAIVGFIVFLIIVIIQFLVITKGSERVAEVAARFTLDAMPGKQMAIDADLNAGLIDDSEARQRRTKIQREADFYGAMDGASKFVKGDAIAGIIITIINIVAGFIIGVSMQGLDFGGAIQKYTLLTVGDGLVSQIPALLISTATGIVVTRAASEGSLGTDLIKQLFNKSKIMFIISGVLLLFSFTGLPVIPFMSLSAVFLFLGLTLKKNASIEEGEEIPDEVEESVEEKRKPENVLPLLNVDPIELEFGYGILPLADASQGGDLFDRLVMIRRQCALELGIIVPMIRLRDNIQLEPNQYIIKIKGIEMAVGEIIFDHYLAMNPGMIDEEIEGIDTIEPAFGLPAKWINEQEREKAEILGYTVVDPPSIIATHLTEIIKKHSFELLGRQDVKKLIDNVKENHPVLVEELIPNQLGLGEIQKVLGNLLKEGVSIRNMVTILETLADYATITRDTDMLTEYVRQSLGRAITKQFIVSHPAKVITVTKELEQKIMDSIQQTEGGTYISMDPDVIQRIINSLSQQIQKLISTGEHPIIVTAPIVRLYFKRLSEQLTSDLIVLSYNEVDPSVEIHSVGAVSI from the coding sequence TTGAAAAACGGAGATATTCTAGTAGCATTAGCAATAATTGCCATTGTCGTTATTATCATTATTCCTATCCCTCTAGGCGCTGTTGATGTATTATTGAGTTTTAATATATCCTTAGCACTATTGATTTTATTAATCGCTATGTATAATGAAGAAGCTTTGCAATTTTCTATATTTCCATCCATCTTGTTGATTACTACCTTATTTCGGCTGGCTTTAAATATTACCACTACTAGATATATATTATCAAGAGGTACTGCAGGAGATGTTATCACTACCTTTGGGGACTTTGTTATGGGAGGAAATGCAATTGTAGGGTTTATTGTATTCCTCATCATTGTTATCATACAATTTTTAGTTATTACGAAGGGTTCTGAAAGGGTAGCTGAGGTGGCTGCAAGATTTACTCTAGACGCGATGCCAGGAAAGCAAATGGCAATAGATGCTGATTTAAATGCTGGACTTATTGATGATAGTGAAGCTAGGCAAAGGAGAACAAAGATTCAAAGGGAAGCAGACTTTTATGGAGCTATGGATGGAGCCAGCAAATTTGTTAAAGGTGATGCTATAGCTGGAATTATCATAACCATCATTAATATTGTGGCCGGCTTTATCATTGGGGTATCTATGCAGGGTTTAGACTTTGGGGGTGCCATACAAAAATATACATTATTAACAGTTGGTGATGGACTAGTAAGTCAAATTCCTGCTCTTTTAATATCTACTGCTACTGGTATTGTAGTTACAAGAGCGGCATCAGAGGGAAGTTTAGGTACTGACTTAATTAAGCAGCTTTTTAATAAGTCAAAGATTATGTTTATTATTTCGGGAGTTTTGTTACTTTTTAGTTTTACAGGATTGCCGGTTATACCTTTTATGTCACTATCGGCTGTGTTTCTTTTTCTAGGTTTAACTTTGAAGAAAAATGCATCAATAGAAGAAGGTGAAGAAATCCCTGATGAAGTAGAGGAATCAGTAGAAGAAAAAAGAAAGCCAGAAAATGTCTTACCACTTTTAAATGTGGACCCGATAGAATTAGAATTTGGTTATGGTATTCTTCCCTTAGCAGATGCTAGTCAGGGGGGAGACTTATTTGATAGGTTGGTCATGATTAGAAGACAATGTGCTTTAGAATTGGGGATTATTGTTCCTATGATAAGGTTGAGAGATAATATTCAGTTAGAACCGAATCAGTATATTATCAAAATAAAAGGGATTGAAATGGCTGTTGGCGAAATTATATTTGATCATTACTTGGCTATGAACCCTGGTATGATCGATGAAGAAATAGAAGGTATTGATACGATAGAGCCTGCCTTTGGACTTCCTGCTAAGTGGATCAATGAACAGGAGCGTGAAAAAGCAGAAATATTAGGTTATACAGTTGTAGATCCTCCATCTATTATTGCTACACATCTAACGGAGATTATAAAGAAACATTCCTTCGAACTACTAGGTAGGCAGGATGTTAAAAAACTGATTGACAATGTCAAAGAAAATCATCCAGTTTTAGTTGAAGAACTGATCCCCAATCAATTAGGGTTAGGGGAAATACAAAAAGTGCTGGGTAATTTGCTTAAAGAAGGGGTATCCATTAGAAATATGGTGACGATTTTAGAAACTTTGGCTGATTATGCTACCATCACAAGAGATACTGATATGCTTACAGAATATGTGAGACAATCTTTAGGGAGGGCTATTACAAAACAATTTATTGTATCTCACCCTGCTAAGGTGATTACAGTTACAAAAGAACTAGAGCAAAAAATAATGGACTCTATACAGCAGACAGAAGGGGGTACTTATATTTCTATGGACCCTGATGTGATACAAAGAATAATAAACAGCCTTTCTCAACAAATACAAAAGCTAATTTCTACAGGAGAACACCCTATTATTGTAACAGCTCCTATTGTAAGACTCTATTTTAAGAGATTGTCTGAGCAGCTTACTTCAGATTTAATCGTGCTATCTTATAATGAAGTAGATCCTTCTGTAGAAATTCATTCAGTAGGGGCGGTGAGTATATAA